One window from the genome of Candidatus Krumholzibacteriia bacterium encodes:
- a CDS encoding polyprenol monophosphomannose synthase has protein sequence METLVVVPTYNERENIARLVDALLALPLDLHILVVDDNSPDGTGTFVDEWARREPRLHVLHRPEKAGLGGAYIAGFTWALAHTDARYIFEMDADFSHNPSAIPEFLARIPDFDLVIGSRYARGVTVVNWPLSRLILSVSANIYTRIITGLPLHDATGGFKCFRREVLAALPLQDVRSDGYSFQIEMNFHVWKRGYRMVEIPIVFTDRLVGTSKMSRRIVWEAAFMVWKLRFASIFRRIP, from the coding sequence GTGGAAACGCTCGTTGTAGTTCCCACCTATAATGAGCGCGAGAATATCGCGCGGCTGGTGGACGCGCTGCTGGCGCTGCCGCTGGATCTGCACATCCTGGTGGTGGACGACAACTCTCCCGACGGCACCGGGACCTTCGTGGACGAATGGGCCAGGCGCGAGCCGCGCCTGCACGTGCTGCACCGGCCCGAGAAGGCGGGCCTGGGTGGTGCCTACATAGCGGGTTTCACCTGGGCGCTCGCGCATACCGACGCACGCTACATATTCGAGATGGACGCCGATTTCTCGCACAACCCCAGCGCGATTCCGGAGTTCCTCGCGCGCATTCCCGACTTCGACCTGGTGATCGGTTCGCGTTACGCGCGCGGCGTCACCGTTGTCAACTGGCCGCTCTCGCGGCTGATCCTCAGCGTGTCCGCCAACATTTATACGCGCATCATCACCGGGCTTCCCCTGCACGATGCCACCGGCGGATTCAAATGCTTCCGGCGCGAGGTGCTTGCGGCCCTGCCGTTGCAGGACGTGCGCAGCGACGGATACTCCTTTCAGATCGAAATGAATTTTCACGTGTGGAAGCGCGGCTACCGCATGGTGGAAATCCCCATCGTCTTCACCGATCGCCTGGTGGGAACCTCCAAGATGTCCCGGCGCATCGTGTGGGAGGCGGCCTTCATGGTGTGGAAGCTGCGTTTCGCGTCGATCTTCAGAAGGATTCCCTGA
- a CDS encoding flippase-like domain-containing protein, with protein MSTTHAGTRGVGGGLLRWTVKIAVSAGLMVFLLRKISLPELERLIRTMDPVLLVSAVAVFVVSNVAGWLQWHVLLSAGGISAGRARTFGFYNVGLFFNNFLPANIGGDAVKVYDVTRLGGSVYHVIAVTLLDRLLGVFSLCVLAIAADLFLIAREPTPYAYYLALFAACMLPAIGFYFFRPLGNAFRRAVLRVRPLALDRRITSIIDHLSPFKGRRALVARLVAFSILIQMLRVLTHVLVGMAMGVTMDFHVLCQFFVFVPILSLAMIPPVTINGLGIREGLGILLFAQAGIGRTDAFAMEFVTYIISVLASLVGLGFFLARRVGGPPGSPSFRA; from the coding sequence ATGAGCACCACCCACGCCGGTACCAGGGGAGTCGGGGGCGGGCTGCTGCGCTGGACGGTGAAGATCGCGGTGAGCGCGGGGCTCATGGTGTTCCTGCTGCGCAAGATCTCGCTGCCGGAGCTGGAGCGGTTGATCCGCACCATGGACCCGGTGCTGCTGGTGTCGGCGGTGGCGGTGTTCGTGGTGAGCAACGTGGCCGGCTGGCTGCAGTGGCACGTGCTGCTCAGCGCGGGTGGAATCTCTGCCGGCCGCGCACGCACCTTCGGTTTCTACAACGTGGGCCTGTTCTTCAACAACTTCCTCCCCGCCAACATCGGGGGCGACGCCGTCAAGGTGTATGACGTCACACGGCTGGGCGGTAGTGTCTACCATGTGATCGCGGTGACCCTGCTGGATCGCCTGCTGGGCGTGTTCAGCCTGTGTGTGCTCGCAATCGCGGCGGACCTGTTCCTGATCGCGCGGGAGCCGACGCCGTACGCGTACTACCTGGCGCTGTTCGCCGCGTGCATGCTGCCGGCCATCGGGTTCTATTTCTTCCGTCCGCTGGGAAACGCGTTCCGCCGTGCGGTGCTGCGCGTGCGCCCACTGGCGCTCGACCGGCGCATCACGTCCATCATCGACCATCTCTCGCCCTTCAAGGGCCGCCGCGCGCTGGTGGCGCGGCTGGTCGCGTTCTCCATACTGATCCAGATGCTGCGTGTGCTGACGCACGTTCTGGTGGGAATGGCGATGGGGGTCACCATGGACTTCCACGTCCTGTGCCAGTTCTTCGTGTTCGTGCCCATTCTGAGCCTGGCCATGATTCCGCCCGTCACCATCAACGGGCTCGGGATCCGCGAGGGGCTCGGCATCCTCCTGTTCGCCCAGGCGGGCATCGGCCGCACCGACGCGTTTGCGATGGAATTCGTCACCTACATCATCTCGGTGCTGGCCAGCCTCGTGGGCCTGGGGTTCTTTCTGGCGCGACGGGTGGGAGGCCCCCCGGGTTCTCCTTCTTTTCGCGCTTGA
- a CDS encoding glycosyltransferase gives MRICLVGPVHPYRGGISHFTAMLARELSGSHAVHVTGFSRLYPGFLFPGRTQFDESASTLPVASSRVIDSINPFSWRRAADDVLAFAPDVVVFQWWHPFFAPAFRAMCRRIRRRSQARIVFLCHNVLPHESSPIDRVLTRWGLAGAHAFVVQSREDGRTLAALTPDAVVKFNPMPVFDLFGGNAEDRATARARLGVDGNVVLFFGLVRPYKGLGALLDAFALCAEEIDGTLLVVGEFYEPRAPYDARIRSLGIEARVRVVDRYVPNEAVGGFFRAADVVVLPYVSATQSAIVQTAFSFERPVIVTAVGGLPDVVADGVTGYVVAPGDTGALAAAMVRFFSEQAGGRMAQAIRARAGEFAWSRCAGAILAAAAGAPGEQAL, from the coding sequence ATGAGGATCTGCCTGGTCGGGCCGGTGCACCCCTACCGCGGGGGAATCAGCCACTTCACCGCCATGCTGGCCCGGGAACTGAGCGGATCGCACGCGGTGCATGTCACCGGCTTCTCCCGCCTCTACCCTGGATTCCTGTTTCCCGGCCGCACCCAGTTCGACGAAAGCGCGTCGACACTGCCGGTTGCGTCGTCACGCGTGATCGACTCCATCAACCCGTTCTCATGGCGGCGCGCCGCGGACGACGTACTCGCGTTCGCGCCCGACGTGGTGGTGTTCCAGTGGTGGCATCCGTTCTTTGCGCCCGCGTTCCGGGCCATGTGCCGGCGAATCCGCCGACGCTCGCAGGCGCGCATCGTGTTCCTCTGCCACAACGTGCTTCCGCACGAATCCAGCCCCATCGACCGCGTGCTGACCCGCTGGGGGCTGGCCGGTGCGCACGCCTTCGTGGTGCAGTCGCGCGAGGACGGGCGAACGCTCGCCGCGCTCACACCGGACGCGGTGGTGAAGTTCAATCCCATGCCGGTCTTCGACCTGTTCGGCGGCAACGCCGAGGACCGCGCCACCGCGCGCGCCCGCCTGGGCGTGGACGGCAACGTGGTGCTGTTCTTCGGGCTGGTGCGACCCTACAAGGGGCTGGGCGCGCTGCTCGACGCGTTCGCGCTGTGCGCGGAGGAGATCGACGGCACGCTGCTGGTGGTGGGCGAGTTCTACGAGCCGCGCGCGCCCTACGACGCGCGCATCCGCTCCCTCGGCATCGAAGCGCGCGTGCGCGTGGTGGACCGCTACGTTCCCAACGAGGCGGTGGGCGGCTTCTTCCGCGCGGCGGACGTGGTGGTACTGCCCTACGTGAGCGCCACCCAGAGCGCCATCGTGCAGACCGCGTTCAGCTTCGAGCGCCCGGTCATCGTGACCGCGGTGGGGGGGTTGCCCGACGTGGTGGCGGACGGGGTCACCGGTTACGTGGTCGCCCCGGGGGATACCGGGGCACTGGCCGCGGCCATGGTCCGCTTCTTCTCCGAGCAGGCGGGGGGGCGCATGGCGCAGGCCATCCGGGCCCGGGCGGGGGAATTCGCGTGGAGCCGGTGTGCCGGGGCCATCCTGGCCGCCGCGGCGGGGGCACCGGGCGAGCAAGCCCTTTAA
- a CDS encoding glycosyltransferase family 2 protein yields MKISLVVPCYNEQDSLPELYEQIEAVMAQMGCDYEYVFVDDGSTDRTVAVLRELARKSPRVGVISFRRNYGKSAALQVGFRAVDGDFVVTIDADLQDDPAEIPALLRKIEGGADLVSGWKTNRQDPPSKTLPSRLFNATTSAVTGIKLHDFNCGLKMYRREVTDAITVYGELHRFIPALAAWEGFRVDEIGVRHYKRKYGKSKYGARRFLNGFFDLVTTMFVTRRALNPLHFFGRIAVVLFALGLTPQVFFLVQWIAGDGLRVRPIMLLGFVLIIVALQIASIGLLAELITARGAREAVYAFKEYDVRGRHTPADAARPSGA; encoded by the coding sequence ATGAAGATCTCCCTGGTGGTGCCGTGCTACAACGAGCAGGACAGTCTGCCCGAGCTGTACGAGCAGATCGAAGCCGTCATGGCGCAGATGGGCTGCGACTACGAGTACGTGTTCGTGGACGATGGCAGCACCGATCGCACGGTGGCGGTGCTGCGCGAGCTGGCCCGCAAGTCGCCGCGCGTCGGCGTGATCAGTTTTCGCCGCAACTACGGCAAGTCCGCCGCGCTGCAGGTGGGCTTCCGTGCCGTCGACGGCGACTTCGTGGTGACCATCGACGCCGATCTGCAGGACGACCCGGCGGAGATTCCCGCGCTGCTGCGCAAGATCGAAGGCGGGGCCGACCTGGTGTCGGGGTGGAAGACCAACCGCCAGGACCCGCCCTCCAAGACGCTCCCCTCGCGCCTGTTCAACGCCACCACCTCGGCCGTCACCGGCATCAAGCTGCACGACTTCAATTGCGGGCTCAAGATGTACCGCCGCGAGGTGACCGACGCCATCACCGTGTACGGCGAACTGCACCGCTTCATCCCGGCGCTGGCGGCGTGGGAAGGGTTTCGCGTGGATGAGATCGGCGTGCGCCACTACAAGCGCAAGTACGGCAAGAGCAAGTACGGAGCGCGCCGCTTTCTCAACGGGTTCTTCGACCTGGTCACCACCATGTTCGTCACGCGCCGCGCGCTCAACCCGCTGCACTTCTTTGGGCGCATCGCGGTGGTGCTGTTCGCGCTGGGGCTCACCCCGCAGGTCTTCTTCCTGGTGCAGTGGATTGCGGGGGACGGACTGCGTGTGCGGCCCATCATGCTGCTCGGTTTCGTACTGATCATCGTCGCGCTGCAGATTGCATCCATCGGCCTGCTGGCGGAGTTGATCACCGCCCGCGGCGCGCGCGAGGCAGTGTACGCATTCAAGGAGTACGACGTGCGCGGCCGCCACACCCCGGCGGACGCGGCGCGCCCATCCGGCGCATGA
- a CDS encoding YfhO family protein has translation MAATGSSGIRFLYTPKGVFLVAAAVMMLAIAFLYRELVFGGKVFFASDNQAAASFAAVGEKALAAGSYPVWNPYLFSGMPSFGSLSYTPWIYPVNFVVGFLRRALFFPEYTWLLFHTFLTGLGTYLLLADRGVTRAAAIVAGVLMMWMPNLVAVGANGHGSQACAVAYLPFALLFWDRIWRGKGLVANGAALALVLGFSMLRGHLQVSYYTYLLVGLHLLFFGTARIVDGLRERAPGRALAGSGFAAGALAVIVALSLAMCAVLYLPVHDYAQYSIRGASAAGGLDYGYATSWSLHPAETLTFVAPFSYGFGKELYLGHMPFTDYPNYLGIVVSAFALVALFAARTRWVLFLAFVALFATVVSFGKFFPPVYDLLFKFLPYFSKFRVPVMILIVQQLAVIGLFAAGLDALIRSDRTQLRRWALRGLMAAGVLFLVAIFSHGYWTDGFVSAAAGKVRATQNPEEQRMVARLAGGFIAADFVQIGLLALTLAAAVFAFASMRRMSAVTLCLLVLLLGAVDYHRVDRFILHPEVFRSHDAYRIIRDKPDTQRYLQTDDMMTFLQQQEGTFRVFPMDSPQRPFSALFASNRFMVFDISSVGGYHPAKLSAYDAFLPAFAGALANGSFALLDMMNVRYVVAGARLPDHPQLQPLWTGRDFEGQPRAIYENTGALPRAWVVGDYRVAGSEQVLEAIAQPGFDPRRMVYLDREPPLRPEAGDSSAAAVETRRTMDEVAFAVDMDRPGLLVVSEVFYPDWKATVNGAPVEVLRANGVLRALALPAGHHEVVFVYDRSLIEKSAGISIGAFVLTLLVLVASWVTRRKGARWKRSL, from the coding sequence GTGGCGGCCACCGGGTCCTCCGGGATCCGCTTCCTGTACACCCCGAAAGGGGTGTTCCTCGTGGCGGCCGCGGTGATGATGCTCGCCATCGCCTTCCTGTACCGCGAACTCGTGTTCGGCGGGAAGGTGTTCTTCGCCAGCGACAACCAGGCCGCGGCGAGCTTCGCCGCGGTGGGGGAGAAGGCACTCGCCGCCGGTTCCTATCCGGTGTGGAACCCCTACCTGTTTTCGGGCATGCCCAGCTTCGGCAGCCTGTCGTACACGCCCTGGATCTACCCGGTCAACTTCGTGGTCGGCTTTCTGCGCCGCGCGCTCTTCTTTCCGGAGTACACCTGGCTGCTCTTCCACACCTTTCTCACCGGCCTGGGCACCTACCTGCTGCTGGCCGACCGCGGTGTCACCCGTGCCGCGGCCATCGTGGCCGGCGTGCTGATGATGTGGATGCCGAACCTGGTGGCGGTGGGTGCGAACGGCCACGGCAGCCAGGCGTGCGCGGTCGCCTACCTGCCCTTCGCGCTGCTGTTCTGGGACCGCATCTGGCGGGGAAAGGGCCTGGTCGCCAACGGGGCCGCGCTCGCGCTGGTGCTCGGTTTCTCGATGCTGCGCGGTCACCTGCAGGTGAGCTACTACACCTACCTGCTGGTGGGGCTGCACCTGCTGTTCTTCGGCACCGCGCGCATCGTCGACGGACTGCGCGAGCGCGCGCCGGGGCGCGCGCTGGCCGGGAGCGGTTTCGCCGCCGGAGCGCTGGCGGTGATCGTCGCGCTGTCGCTGGCCATGTGCGCCGTGCTCTACCTGCCGGTGCACGACTACGCGCAGTACTCCATCCGCGGCGCATCCGCGGCGGGCGGCCTGGACTACGGCTACGCCACCTCGTGGAGCCTGCACCCCGCGGAGACGCTCACCTTCGTGGCGCCGTTCTCCTACGGCTTCGGCAAGGAACTCTACCTCGGCCACATGCCGTTCACCGACTACCCCAACTATCTGGGCATCGTGGTGAGTGCATTTGCGCTCGTCGCCCTGTTCGCTGCGCGCACGCGCTGGGTGTTGTTTCTCGCCTTCGTCGCCCTGTTTGCCACGGTGGTCTCCTTCGGCAAGTTCTTTCCGCCGGTCTACGACCTGCTCTTCAAGTTCCTGCCCTACTTCAGCAAGTTCCGCGTGCCGGTGATGATCCTCATCGTGCAGCAACTGGCCGTGATCGGACTGTTCGCGGCGGGACTGGACGCGTTGATCCGCAGCGACCGCACGCAGTTGCGCCGCTGGGCCCTGCGCGGGCTGATGGCGGCGGGGGTGCTCTTCCTGGTGGCGATCTTCTCGCACGGGTACTGGACGGACGGATTCGTGTCGGCGGCTGCGGGAAAGGTGCGCGCCACCCAGAACCCCGAGGAGCAGCGCATGGTGGCGCGGCTGGCGGGTGGCTTCATCGCGGCGGACTTCGTGCAGATCGGGTTGCTCGCCCTGACACTCGCCGCCGCCGTGTTCGCGTTCGCATCGATGCGCAGGATGAGCGCGGTAACGCTGTGCCTGCTGGTGCTGCTGCTGGGCGCGGTGGACTACCACCGTGTGGATCGCTTCATCCTCCACCCCGAGGTATTCCGCTCCCACGACGCGTACCGCATCATCCGTGACAAACCCGACACGCAGCGCTATCTGCAGACAGACGACATGATGACCTTCCTGCAGCAGCAGGAGGGGACGTTCCGCGTGTTTCCCATGGACAGCCCGCAGCGGCCCTTCTCGGCGCTGTTCGCGTCCAACCGGTTCATGGTGTTCGACATCTCGTCGGTGGGCGGGTACCACCCGGCCAAGCTTTCGGCGTACGATGCATTCCTGCCCGCCTTTGCCGGCGCGCTGGCCAACGGCAGCTTCGCGCTGCTGGACATGATGAACGTGCGCTACGTGGTGGCGGGGGCGCGCCTGCCCGATCACCCGCAGCTGCAACCGTTGTGGACGGGGCGCGATTTCGAGGGCCAGCCGCGGGCCATCTACGAGAATACGGGTGCGCTGCCGCGCGCGTGGGTGGTGGGCGATTACCGCGTGGCCGGTTCCGAGCAGGTGCTGGAGGCCATCGCGCAGCCCGGGTTCGATCCGAGGCGAATGGTGTACCTGGATCGCGAGCCGCCGCTGCGCCCCGAGGCGGGGGACAGCAGTGCCGCGGCGGTCGAGACCCGCCGCACCATGGACGAGGTGGCCTTCGCGGTGGACATGGACCGCCCCGGCCTCCTGGTGGTGAGCGAGGTGTTCTATCCCGACTGGAAGGCCACGGTGAACGGTGCGCCCGTCGAGGTGTTGCGCGCCAACGGCGTGCTGCGCGCGCTGGCGCTGCCGGCCGGACACCACGAGGTGGTCTTCGTCTACGACCGCTCGTTGATCGAGAAGAGCGCCGGCATTTCGATCGGCGCTTTCGTACTCACGCTGCTGGTGCTGGTGGCGTCGTGGGTCACGCGCCGAAAGGGAGCGCGGTGGAAACGCTCGTTGTAG
- a CDS encoding NAD-dependent epimerase/dehydratase family protein, which translates to MAQRVVVTGAAGFIGSHLSEALLASGRSVTGIDCLTDYYDVRIKRDNLSRLSSHDGFRLVEESLTATDLDALLEGASAVFHLAAQAGVRRSWGSEFEHYIENNIRATQLLCEALRRHAGVKLVYSSSSSVYGDTALLPMREDHPVQPRSPYGVTKLAGEALCMLYGANYAVPVVCLRYFTVYGPRQRPDMAFHRFIRAALEGAPVEVYGSGAQTRDFTFVDDAVAANVAAAVYQGPAAVFNIGGGSRVTLNHVIDVIANVTGRTVDARYGESQKGDVMHTYADISAAETALGYRPTVALEDGIARETEWVEALLRRLDGRDTP; encoded by the coding sequence ATGGCGCAGCGTGTAGTCGTCACCGGGGCAGCGGGGTTCATCGGTTCCCACCTCAGCGAGGCGCTGCTTGCAAGCGGCCGTTCCGTGACGGGTATCGACTGCCTCACCGACTACTACGACGTCCGCATCAAGCGCGACAACCTCTCCCGCCTTTCCTCGCACGATGGCTTCCGTCTGGTGGAGGAATCCCTCACCGCCACCGATCTGGATGCCCTGCTGGAGGGGGCATCGGCGGTCTTTCACCTGGCCGCGCAGGCCGGCGTGCGCCGCAGCTGGGGGAGCGAGTTCGAGCACTACATCGAGAACAACATCCGCGCCACGCAGTTGCTGTGCGAGGCCCTGCGACGGCATGCCGGCGTCAAACTCGTTTACTCCAGCTCGAGTTCGGTCTATGGTGACACCGCGCTGCTGCCGATGCGCGAGGATCACCCCGTGCAACCGCGCTCGCCGTACGGCGTGACCAAGCTGGCGGGCGAGGCGCTGTGCATGTTGTACGGCGCCAACTACGCCGTCCCGGTGGTGTGCCTGCGCTACTTCACCGTGTACGGCCCGCGGCAGAGGCCCGACATGGCGTTCCACCGCTTCATCCGCGCCGCGCTGGAGGGGGCGCCGGTGGAGGTGTACGGCTCCGGCGCGCAGACGCGTGATTTCACCTTCGTTGACGACGCGGTTGCGGCCAATGTCGCCGCCGCTGTGTACCAGGGCCCCGCGGCGGTATTCAACATCGGCGGCGGCAGCCGGGTGACGCTGAATCACGTGATCGATGTGATCGCGAACGTTACCGGTCGCACCGTGGACGCGCGCTACGGAGAATCTCAGAAGGGCGATGTGATGCACACCTACGCGGACATCTCCGCCGCCGAGACGGCGCTCGGGTACCGGCCCACCGTGGCCCTGGAAGACGGAATCGCGCGCGAGACGGAATGGGTGGAGGCCTTGCTGCGGCGCCTCGACGGGCGGGACACGCCATGA
- a CDS encoding DUF2723 domain-containing protein: MNQPNNAASPAPALQRTLRRLFWAGGLLAFLGSFLLYASTMEGTSSFWDSGEFIASAHILGVPHSPGTPLYVLVAKVACLLPFWFLSIAQRVNLLSAFCGAAGVLFVYALAVRFFDDMAGRSQTLADGVVRIGGALTGALFLTFSDSYWTNSIEAEVYGMSNAFMGFMTWLAIKWGDMPKTPRSTSFIYLIFYLLALSVGFHLGTVLVFSGIFFFVLMSKDRPFSLLEWFVASATLGVFIADATIYRNGGFTLFLLGVLAIVIIWLYSRGKPFAAVCAGLFLLGLSVHLVLLIRSMHNPAIDEGDPETWRALYAVVRREQYPPTSIVNRKASYLFQFQHFNGYFQAQFQMFQAYVGQLNLGSLLPVGLGVWGMVDQYSRHRKTFVMLFVTLMVMSLGLIIFLNFSDSEVRERDYFYSSAFYYFAVFIGIGAASVLNELKGMFARSRNPVPATVALAVLFAAMPFTTMSQHYFTHDRSRNRTCAEYARNMLVCLEPNAVLFTNGDNDTFPLWFIQEVEGYRKDVRVVNLSLLNTPWYIKQCRDNEPRVPIAWTDDQIDQLVPVPGKDGWLLVRDLAVDHILRTNKFQRPVYFAVTIPSSTFAPYREILEMEGLAYKVVPRKGDNMVNVDKLEDCIVNQYSYGGILDANWKRDKSLYLQPYIEHLIQNYSAAFVQLAYEKHKAGDYATALRYMEVSGQISPRLEPPRQLLGLYYLDAGDTVGAIQYYMDALRNSPGDLQLMYRLAGVYERLGDYEKALDLIDPILREDPDSQDLVMMGYTLSVRGGMYPRARAYLADWLARHPGDQEVKQMLEDFDGQMQQGTKEQ; this comes from the coding sequence ATGAATCAACCGAACAACGCCGCTTCGCCGGCACCGGCCCTCCAGCGAACCCTGCGCAGACTCTTCTGGGCCGGGGGGCTGCTGGCCTTCCTGGGTTCCTTCCTGCTCTATGCGAGCACCATGGAGGGGACGTCGAGCTTCTGGGACTCCGGCGAGTTCATCGCCTCGGCGCACATCCTGGGCGTGCCGCACTCACCGGGCACGCCGCTGTACGTGCTGGTGGCCAAGGTGGCGTGCCTGCTGCCGTTCTGGTTCCTGTCCATCGCGCAGCGGGTGAACCTGCTGTCCGCGTTCTGCGGTGCGGCGGGGGTGCTGTTCGTCTATGCGCTTGCGGTGCGCTTCTTCGACGACATGGCCGGCAGGAGCCAGACCCTGGCCGATGGCGTCGTGCGGATCGGCGGCGCGCTGACCGGCGCGCTGTTCCTCACCTTCAGCGACTCATACTGGACCAACTCGATCGAGGCGGAAGTGTACGGGATGAGCAACGCGTTCATGGGTTTCATGACGTGGCTGGCCATCAAGTGGGGCGACATGCCCAAGACGCCGCGCTCGACGTCGTTCATCTATCTCATCTTCTATCTGCTGGCCTTGAGTGTGGGCTTCCACCTGGGCACGGTGCTGGTCTTTTCCGGCATCTTCTTCTTCGTGCTGATGTCGAAGGACCGCCCCTTCTCCCTGCTGGAGTGGTTCGTGGCCAGCGCGACGCTGGGTGTCTTCATCGCCGACGCCACCATCTACCGCAACGGCGGGTTCACCCTGTTCCTGCTGGGCGTGCTGGCCATTGTGATCATCTGGCTCTACAGCCGGGGCAAGCCGTTCGCGGCGGTGTGTGCCGGACTGTTCCTGCTGGGCCTGTCCGTCCACCTGGTGCTGTTGATCCGTTCCATGCACAACCCCGCCATCGACGAGGGCGACCCGGAGACGTGGCGCGCGCTGTACGCGGTGGTGCGCCGCGAACAGTACCCGCCCACCAGCATCGTCAATCGCAAGGCCAGCTACCTGTTCCAGTTCCAGCACTTCAACGGGTACTTCCAGGCCCAGTTCCAGATGTTCCAGGCCTACGTGGGCCAGCTCAACCTGGGCTCGCTGCTGCCGGTGGGCCTGGGGGTGTGGGGAATGGTGGATCAGTACTCCCGCCACCGCAAGACGTTCGTCATGCTGTTCGTCACCCTGATGGTCATGAGCCTGGGCCTGATCATCTTCCTGAACTTCTCGGACAGCGAGGTGCGCGAACGCGATTACTTCTACTCCTCGGCGTTCTATTACTTTGCCGTCTTCATCGGCATCGGTGCCGCCAGCGTGCTGAACGAGCTGAAGGGCATGTTCGCCCGTTCGCGCAACCCGGTGCCCGCCACGGTGGCGCTGGCGGTGCTGTTCGCCGCCATGCCGTTCACCACCATGTCGCAGCATTACTTTACGCACGACCGCTCCCGCAATCGCACCTGCGCGGAGTACGCGCGCAACATGCTGGTGTGCCTGGAGCCCAACGCGGTCCTGTTCACCAACGGGGACAACGATACCTTCCCGTTATGGTTCATCCAGGAGGTGGAGGGCTATCGCAAGGACGTGCGGGTGGTGAACCTGAGCCTGCTCAACACGCCGTGGTACATCAAGCAGTGCCGGGACAACGAACCCCGCGTGCCCATCGCGTGGACGGACGACCAGATCGACCAGCTGGTTCCGGTGCCGGGCAAGGACGGCTGGCTGCTGGTGCGGGATCTCGCCGTTGACCACATCCTGCGCACCAACAAGTTCCAGCGGCCCGTCTACTTTGCGGTGACGATTCCGTCGTCGACCTTCGCCCCCTACCGCGAGATCCTCGAGATGGAGGGGCTGGCCTACAAGGTGGTGCCGCGCAAGGGCGACAACATGGTGAACGTGGACAAGCTGGAGGACTGCATCGTCAACCAGTACAGCTACGGCGGCATTCTCGACGCGAACTGGAAGCGCGACAAGAGCCTCTACCTGCAGCCATACATCGAACATCTGATCCAGAATTACTCGGCCGCGTTCGTGCAGCTTGCCTACGAGAAGCACAAGGCGGGCGACTACGCCACCGCCCTGCGCTACATGGAGGTGTCCGGACAGATCTCCCCGCGCCTGGAACCCCCGCGGCAGCTGCTTGGCCTGTACTACCTGGACGCGGGCGACACCGTGGGTGCCATTCAGTACTACATGGATGCGCTGCGCAACAGCCCCGGCGACCTGCAGCTGATGTACCGCCTGGCCGGGGTGTACGAGCGCCTGGGTGACTACGAGAAGGCGCTCGACTTGATCGACCCCATCCTGCGCGAGGATCCCGACAGCCAGGACCTGGTGATGATGGGCTATACGCTGAGTGTGCGCGGGGGCATGTACCCGCGCGCGCGGGCCTATCTCGCCGACTGGCTCGCCCGGCACCCCGGGGACCAGGAGGTCAAGCAGATGCTGGAAGACTTCGACGGTCAGATGCAGCAGGGAACGAAGGAACAGTAG
- a CDS encoding glycosyltransferase family 4 protein: MSADRRLDLVALNWRDIRNPEAGGAEVHLHEILTRMVARGHRATLFATRFAGAPAEEAVDGIRVIRRGAWWNANFVLPLAARAHLRRDPASLIIEDINKIPFFMPWFTRLPVMPVIPHLFGTTVFRETNPVFASYVYLWERLIPRVYRGCRFVVISPSTRDDLVARGVPAGNVDVVLCGLDHERYRVIPDAGRDEHPTLVHLGRARRYKAIDVVIRAFVRVREAMANARLLIIGDGPELPALRELARRLGLGDAVEFAGHMPAGDIVLALNRCHVVLNASPKEGWGLTVVEANACGVPVVGSDSPGLRDSIRDGETGFLVPPGDSDAFAKRALELLRDDALRARMSQAALSWAGSLTWDRTADEMETRFLRDAR; encoded by the coding sequence ATGAGCGCGGATCGCAGGCTCGATCTGGTCGCCCTCAACTGGCGCGACATTCGCAATCCGGAGGCCGGCGGGGCGGAGGTGCATCTGCACGAGATCCTCACGCGCATGGTTGCGCGCGGGCACCGCGCGACGCTCTTCGCCACGCGGTTCGCGGGGGCGCCCGCGGAGGAAGCCGTGGATGGCATCCGGGTCATCCGGCGTGGCGCGTGGTGGAACGCAAACTTCGTGCTGCCGCTCGCGGCCCGCGCGCACCTGCGGCGCGACCCCGCGAGCCTCATCATCGAGGACATCAACAAGATCCCGTTCTTCATGCCATGGTTCACCCGCCTGCCGGTGATGCCGGTGATTCCGCACCTGTTCGGCACCACCGTGTTTCGCGAGACCAATCCCGTGTTCGCGTCGTATGTCTACCTGTGGGAGAGACTCATCCCGCGTGTCTATCGTGGTTGTCGATTCGTGGTGATCTCCCCCAGCACGCGCGACGATCTGGTGGCGCGCGGGGTTCCAGCGGGCAACGTGGACGTGGTGCTGTGCGGGCTGGACCACGAGCGTTACCGGGTGATCCCGGACGCGGGCCGCGACGAACACCCCACCCTGGTTCACCTCGGCCGCGCACGCCGCTACAAGGCGATCGACGTGGTGATCCGCGCGTTCGTCCGCGTGCGCGAGGCGATGGCGAACGCGCGCCTGCTGATCATCGGTGACGGCCCCGAGCTGCCCGCGCTCAGGGAACTCGCGCGCCGGCTGGGGCTGGGCGATGCGGTGGAATTCGCCGGACACATGCCCGCGGGCGACATCGTGCTCGCGTTGAACCGCTGCCACGTGGTGCTCAACGCGAGCCCCAAGGAGGGCTGGGGGCTCACGGTGGTGGAGGCCAACGCGTGCGGGGTGCCGGTGGTGGGGAGCGACAGCCCCGGGTTGCGCGATTCCATCCGCGACGGGGAAACCGGCTTTCTGGTTCCGCCGGGGGACAGCGACGCGTTCGCGAAGCGCGCGCTCGAGTTGCTGCGCGACGACGCCCTGCGCGCGCGCATGTCTCAGGCGGCCCTGTCGTGGGCGGGTTCGCTTACCTGGGACCGTACGGCGGACGAAATGGAAACACGCTTCCTGCGGGATGCCCGATGA